One genomic window of Euleptes europaea isolate rEulEur1 chromosome 10, rEulEur1.hap1, whole genome shotgun sequence includes the following:
- the CNR1 gene encoding cannabinoid receptor 1, which translates to MKSVLDGLADTTFRTITTDLLYMGSNDIQYEDFKSDMASKLGYYPQKFPFSSFRSDFRPKMTAGDNAVLSAHPSDQINLTDFYNKTLSTFKENDDNIQCGENFMDMECFMILNRSQQLAIAVLSLTLGTFTVLENLLVLVVILHSRSLRCRPSYHFISSLAVADLLGSVIFVYSFVDFHVFHRKDGPNVFLFKLGGVTASFTASVGSLFLTAIDRYISIHRPLSYKRIVTRSKAVVAFCVMWTIAIVIAVLPLLGWNCKKLNSVCSDIFPLIDENYLLFWIGVTTVLLLFIVYAYMYILWKAHSHAVRMLQRGTQKSIIIHTSEDGKVHQITRPEQTRMDIRLAKTLVLILVVLIICWGPLLAIMLYDVFGKMNKLIKTIFAFCSMLCLLNSTVNPIIYALRSKDLRHAFRSMFPTCEGTAQPLDNSLESDCQHRHANNPGNVHKAAERCIKNTVKIAKVTMSVSSDTTAEAL; encoded by the coding sequence ATGAAGTCAGTCCTGGATGGCCTCGCAGATACGACCTTCAGaacaattacaacagatcttcTCTACATGGGTTCTAACGATATCCAGTACGAAGATTTTAAAAGTGACATGGCCTCCAAATTAGGATACTATCCACAGAAATTCCCTTTCTCTTCTTTCCGAAGTGATTTCCGACCAAAAATGACTGCTGGAGATAACGCTGTCTTGAGTGCCCATCCATCGGATCAAATCAATCTTACAGATTTTTACAATAAAACTCTGTCCACCTTCAAGGAGAATGATGATAATATACAATGTGGGGAAAACTTCATGGACATGGAGTGCTTTATGATTCTGAACCGTAGCCAGCAGCTGGCCATTGCCGTACTGTCCCTTACCCTGGGTACTTTTACTGTTCTGGAAAACCTTCTGGTCTTGGTTGTCATCCTGCACTCCCGAAGCCTGCGTTGCAGACCTTCCTACCATTTCATCAGCAGCCTGGCAGTGGCTGATCTCCTGGGTAGTGTAATCTTTGTCTACAGTTTTGTTGACTTCCATGTTTTTCATCGGAAAGATGGTCCTAATGTATTCCTCTTCAAACTGGGTGGAGTTACAGCCTCCTTCACTGCCTCGGTTGGTAGCCTTTTTCTTACGGCAATAGACAGGTACATATCTATACACAGGCCCCTGTCTTACAAAAGGATTGTTACCAGGTCCAAGGCTGTTGTAGCATTCTGTGTGATGTGGACCATAGCTATTGTGATAGCTGTTCTTCCTCTGCTTGGATGGAACTGCAAAAAACTCAATTCAGTTTGTTCAGATATATTTCCTCTAATTGATGAGAACTATCTGTTGTTCTGGATTGGGGTGACCACTGTCCTCTTGCTTTTTATTGTGTATGCCTATATGTATATACTGTGGAAGGCTCATAGCCATGCTGTTAGAATGCTCCAGCGTGGCACTCAGAAGAGCATAATCATTCATACTTCAGAAGATGGTAAAGTTCATCAAATCACAAGGCCTGAACAAACACGAATGGACATCAGGTTAGCCAAAACCTTGGTCCTCATCCTTGTGGTTTTGATTATCTGCTGGGGTCCTCTGCTTGCAATTATGCTCTACGATGTCTTTGGGAAGATGAACAAGCTTATCAAGACCATCTTTGCCTTCTGCAGCATGCTCTGTCTGCTGAATTCCACAGTGAATCCCATTATCTATGCTCTTAGGAGCAAGGACCTGAGACATGCTTTCAGGAGCATGTTCCCAACTTGTGAAGGGACAGCACAACCTCTTGATAACAGTTTGGAGTCTGACTGCCAGCACAGACATGCTAACAACCCAGGTAACGTCCACAAGGCTGCTGAAAGGTGTATTAAAAACACAGTTAagattgccaaagtgaccatgtCTGTTTCCTCAGACACTACTGCAGAGGCATTGTAA